The Thermoleophilum album genome contains a region encoding:
- the metH gene encoding methionine synthase, with protein sequence MPRTNPIELARRRVLVFDGGMGATLEQFDLTSEDYGGLPGKCHEALVLNRPDVIQGVHESMLDAGAEVVETCTFQASRLKLAEWGLGEHTVEINRRAAEIARAACGESRWVAGSIGPTGYLPASDDPELGRIRFGELVEVFREQARGLLEGGVDLVIIETAQDILEVKAAVFGVREAFRDVGRSVPIQCSVSLLPQGGKMLLGTDISAVLAILEGLRVDAVGLNCSTGPEDMRDAIRYLGEHATVPVHCIPNAGIPRQGPNGETIFPETPEHIAKVLTEFVERHGVAIVGGCCGTTPEHIRAIVESVGGREVPPRPAPGPPLVASMMTATPLVQEPRPTLVGERVNAQGSRKAKELLLADDYDGIVQIAEDQVQGGAHVLDVCVALTERQDEAEQMREVVKRISLTQPAPIQVDSTEPEVIRAALEQIPGRPIVNSVNLEGGREKLDQVVPLAKAHGAALIALTIDEEGMAKTRERKLAVAKRIYDLACGEHGFDPELLIFDCLTFTLTTGDEEWRDSAIETIEGIRLIKQELPECKTSLGISNVSFGVSPQARAVLNSVFLHHCVEAGLDLAMVNPNHITPYAEIPAEERELADDLVFNRRPDALERFIAHFEQKGSEQTGDEAADPTAGMEPEEALHWHILRRRKEGVEQWIDRCVEKIGAVPTLNDVLLPAMKEVGDKFGAGELILPFVLQSAEVMKRCVARLERYLDRIEGHTKGTVVLATVFGDVHDIGKSLVKTILENNGYKVVDLGKQVPVDTIINGAIEHDADAIGLSALLVSTSKQMPICVRELHERGLQFPVLVGGAAINRDFGRRILFPREDSDEIYEPGVFYCRDAFEGLAVMDQLVDPKRRHELLERIRREALELRQSGEKRRPRGPTDDASVRSAVRTDVPVPTPPFWGVREIPVDLDEVFPHLDLHVLFKLHWGGRGVKGEEWERLVRDEFRPRLERMWLEQDYLEPRALLGYFPCASEGNELIVFDPDDPERELERLVFPRQPDHDRLCLADFFRPLTSGERDVVALQAVTVGPKATELVQELERRGEFAEQLYVHGLAVQTAEGLAEWLHFKVREQLGIPPHQGRRYSWGYPACPDQAEHLKVERLLGFSRIGIKLSGGYALEPEQSTVALVAHHPQAIYFGMKSGRIPQGEAPDEVIALSEKSGGQPPLRTAARSRS encoded by the coding sequence ATGCCCCGTACGAACCCGATTGAGTTGGCCCGCCGTCGCGTGTTGGTCTTCGACGGCGGCATGGGTGCGACGCTCGAGCAGTTCGACCTGACGAGCGAGGACTACGGCGGTCTGCCGGGCAAGTGCCACGAAGCGCTCGTTCTCAACCGCCCGGACGTTATCCAGGGCGTCCACGAGTCGATGCTCGACGCTGGCGCCGAGGTCGTCGAGACCTGCACCTTCCAGGCGAGCCGCCTGAAGCTGGCGGAATGGGGGCTTGGCGAACACACCGTCGAGATCAACCGCCGCGCCGCCGAGATCGCGCGCGCAGCTTGCGGCGAGTCACGCTGGGTGGCCGGCTCGATCGGGCCTACCGGTTACCTCCCCGCCTCAGACGACCCGGAGCTCGGGCGAATCCGCTTCGGCGAGCTCGTCGAGGTCTTTCGTGAACAGGCACGCGGCCTGCTGGAAGGCGGCGTCGACCTCGTGATCATCGAGACCGCGCAGGACATCCTCGAGGTCAAGGCGGCGGTCTTCGGAGTGCGCGAAGCCTTCCGCGACGTTGGCCGCAGCGTGCCGATTCAGTGCTCGGTTTCGCTCTTGCCGCAGGGCGGCAAGATGCTGCTCGGCACCGATATCAGCGCGGTGCTCGCGATCCTCGAGGGGCTGCGAGTGGATGCGGTCGGGCTGAACTGCTCGACCGGACCCGAGGACATGCGCGACGCGATCCGCTATCTCGGCGAGCACGCGACGGTACCGGTTCACTGCATCCCAAACGCCGGTATCCCCCGTCAGGGTCCGAACGGCGAGACGATCTTCCCGGAGACGCCCGAGCACATTGCGAAGGTCCTGACCGAGTTCGTCGAGCGGCACGGCGTCGCGATCGTTGGCGGCTGCTGCGGAACGACGCCCGAGCACATCCGCGCGATCGTCGAGTCGGTCGGCGGGCGCGAGGTGCCGCCGCGTCCGGCGCCCGGGCCGCCGCTTGTCGCGTCGATGATGACGGCCACGCCGCTCGTACAAGAGCCGCGACCAACGCTCGTCGGCGAGCGCGTTAACGCGCAGGGATCGCGCAAGGCAAAGGAGCTACTGCTCGCCGACGACTACGACGGGATCGTGCAGATCGCCGAGGACCAGGTGCAAGGGGGCGCGCACGTCCTCGATGTCTGTGTCGCGCTGACCGAGCGCCAGGACGAGGCCGAGCAGATGCGCGAGGTGGTGAAGCGCATCTCGTTGACGCAGCCGGCGCCGATCCAGGTCGACTCGACCGAGCCGGAAGTAATCCGCGCAGCGCTCGAGCAGATCCCCGGACGCCCGATCGTGAACTCCGTGAACCTCGAGGGCGGTCGCGAGAAACTCGACCAGGTCGTGCCCCTCGCCAAAGCGCACGGGGCGGCTTTGATCGCGCTCACGATCGACGAGGAGGGGATGGCCAAGACGCGCGAGCGCAAGCTCGCGGTGGCAAAGCGCATCTACGACCTCGCTTGCGGGGAGCACGGCTTCGACCCCGAACTGCTGATCTTCGATTGCCTGACCTTCACGCTGACCACCGGCGACGAAGAGTGGCGCGACTCGGCGATCGAGACGATCGAAGGGATTCGCCTGATCAAGCAGGAGCTGCCGGAGTGCAAGACGTCGCTCGGTATATCGAACGTTTCGTTCGGCGTATCCCCGCAGGCGCGTGCCGTGCTCAACTCGGTGTTCCTCCACCACTGCGTGGAGGCCGGGCTCGACCTGGCGATGGTCAACCCCAACCACATCACCCCGTACGCCGAGATTCCCGCCGAAGAGCGCGAGCTAGCCGACGACCTGGTCTTCAACCGCAGGCCCGACGCCCTGGAGCGCTTCATCGCTCACTTCGAGCAGAAGGGATCGGAGCAGACTGGTGACGAGGCCGCCGATCCGACGGCTGGGATGGAGCCCGAGGAGGCGCTCCACTGGCACATCCTGCGGCGCCGCAAGGAGGGCGTCGAGCAGTGGATCGATCGCTGCGTTGAGAAGATCGGCGCGGTACCGACGCTCAACGACGTGCTGTTGCCGGCGATGAAGGAGGTCGGCGACAAGTTCGGCGCCGGTGAGCTGATCCTGCCGTTCGTCTTGCAGTCGGCCGAGGTGATGAAACGCTGCGTGGCGCGGCTCGAGCGCTATCTCGATCGGATTGAAGGCCACACCAAGGGCACGGTGGTGCTGGCCACGGTCTTCGGCGACGTGCACGACATCGGCAAGTCGCTGGTCAAAACGATCCTCGAGAACAACGGCTACAAGGTCGTCGATCTCGGCAAGCAGGTGCCCGTCGACACGATCATCAACGGCGCAATTGAGCACGACGCCGACGCGATCGGTCTCTCCGCGCTGCTCGTTTCGACGTCGAAACAGATGCCGATCTGCGTGCGCGAGCTGCACGAGCGGGGGCTCCAATTCCCGGTGCTCGTGGGCGGCGCCGCGATCAACCGCGACTTCGGCCGTCGCATCCTCTTCCCACGTGAGGACTCCGACGAGATCTACGAGCCCGGCGTCTTCTACTGCCGCGACGCCTTCGAGGGGCTAGCGGTGATGGATCAGCTCGTCGATCCGAAGCGGCGACACGAGCTCCTTGAGCGCATCCGTCGCGAAGCGCTGGAGCTGCGGCAGAGCGGCGAGAAACGGCGTCCGCGGGGGCCGACCGACGACGCCTCGGTGCGCTCGGCCGTGCGCACCGACGTGCCCGTGCCGACGCCGCCTTTCTGGGGCGTGCGCGAGATCCCGGTGGATCTCGACGAGGTCTTTCCGCACCTCGATCTGCACGTGCTGTTCAAGCTGCACTGGGGCGGACGAGGTGTGAAGGGAGAGGAGTGGGAGCGGCTCGTTCGCGACGAGTTCCGACCGCGTCTTGAGCGCATGTGGTTGGAACAGGACTACCTCGAGCCGCGCGCCCTGCTCGGGTACTTCCCGTGCGCATCCGAGGGCAACGAGCTGATCGTCTTCGACCCCGACGACCCGGAGCGGGAGCTCGAACGGCTGGTGTTCCCGCGCCAGCCCGACCACGACCGGCTGTGTCTGGCCGACTTCTTCCGGCCGCTGACCTCCGGTGAGCGCGACGTCGTTGCCCTGCAGGCGGTGACCGTCGGGCCGAAGGCCACCGAACTCGTCCAAGAACTCGAGCGGCGCGGCGAGTTCGCTGAGCAGCTGTACGTCCACGGGCTCGCGGTGCAGACCGCCGAGGGATTGGCCGAGTGGCTCCACTTCAAGGTTCGCGAGCAGCTCGGCATCCCGCCGCACCAGGGCCGCCGCTATTCGTGGGGTTACCCGGCCTGTCCAGATCAAGCCGAGCACCTGAAGGTCGAGCGGCTACTTGGCTTTTCCCGTATCGGGATCAAGCTCTCGGGCGGCTACGCGCTGGAGCCCGAGCAGTCGACGGTAGCCCTGGTAGCCCACCATCCGCAGGCCATCTACTTCGGTATGAAGTCGGGCCGCATCCCGCAGGGCGAGGCGCCCGACGAAGTGATCGCCCTCTCCGAGAAATCGGGCGGCCAACCGCCGCTGCGGACGGCGGCGCGCAGCCGTAGCTGA